In the Tribolium castaneum strain GA2 chromosome 1, icTriCast1.1, whole genome shotgun sequence genome, one interval contains:
- the ldbr gene encoding lariat debranching enzyme, with translation MKIAVEGCAHGELEIIYDTLQYLEEKEGFKIDLLICCGDFQASRNEADLRCMAVPPKYYNICSFYKYYTGIKTAPILTIFIGGNHEASNYLQELPYGGWVAPNIYYLGYAGVVNIAGLRIGGISGIYKGQDYMKGHFEHSPYSDSSKRSVYHIRNLEVFRLKQLSQPLDIFLSHDWPSGIWQYGNAAQLIRFKPFFEEDISRGQLGSKPTEELLNHLKPDYWFSAHLHCKFAAVVPHECGKITKFLALDKCLPKRRFLQVVDVPHDTNLEKIEISYDLEWLTILRLTNHLLSVKNVTNYLPGPSGNERWCFTPDEEEKSFTLNLFGDLVVPNNFEKTAEGYSGHKTKNLTQPVPVCNSQTVLFCKKLGIDDPLNLILNLSTNSAIDLSANSLGDDSASKTTPRKIVLDLPQPVNESVPTFVDETISQPELNETVEEMEVPVEEKSNCGKEVEVPVEEKPNCGKAFKRRNASMYQNDVN, from the exons atGAAAATTGCGGTCGAAGGTTGTGCCCACGGCgaattggaaataatttacgaCACTCTGCAATATTTGGAAGAGAAGGAAGGCTTTAAAATCGATTTGCTCATTTGTTGTGGCGACTTTCAAGCTTCTCGCAATGAAGCGGACCTCCGGTGCATGGCGGTGCCCCCTAAATACTACAACATTTGTTCATTTTACAA GTATTACACCGGGATTAAAACAGCCCCAATTCTCACGATTTTTATTGGGGGCAACCACGAAGCGTCCAATTATCTGCAAGAGTTGCCATATGGGGGCTGGGTGGCCCCGAACATCTACTACTTGGGTTATGCCGGAGTGGTCAATATTGCAG GTTTAAGAATTGGGGGCATTTCGGGGATTTACAAAGGACAGGATTACATGAAAGGTCACTTTGAGCATTCGCCTTACAGCGATAGTTCAAAACGCAGCGTTTATCACATCAGAAATTTGGAAGTTTTTCGGTTGAAACAACTGTCTCAACCtttggatatttttttatcacatgATTGGCCCTCGGGGATCTGGCAATATGGAAATGCGGCGCAATTAATACGTTTTAAACCTTTTTTCGA agAAGATATCAGCAGAGGACAACTGGGTAGCAAACCAACCGAAGAATTGCTAAATCATTTGAAGCCAGATTATTGGTTTTCGGCTCATTTGCACTGTAAATTTGCCGCAGTGGTGCCACACGAGTGTGgcaaaatcaccaaatttctTGCACTAGATAAGTGCCTTCCTAAAAGAAGGTTTCTGCAAGTTGTTGATGTACCTCATGACacgaatttggaaaaaattgaaattagttACGATCTAGAATGGTTGACTATTTTAAGATTAACAAATCATCTGCTAAGTGTTAAAAATGTGACCAATTATTTACCAGGGCCTAGTGGCAATGAGag gtggTGCTTTACTCCAGACGAGGAGGAAAAATCGTTTACTTTGAACCTGTTTGGTGATCTGGTGGTTCCAAACAATTTCGAGAAAACAGCTGAAGGTTATTCCGGTCATAAGACTAAAAATTTAACGCAACCAGTGCCAGTTTGTAATTCACAGACcgttttgttttgtaaaaaattgggaATCGATGATCCGTTGAATTTAATTCTTAATTTAAGTACAAACTCTGCAATTGATCTTAGTGCAAATAGTTTAGGTGATGATAGTGCAAGTAAGACAACACCGAGAAAAATAGTCTTGGACTTGCCCCAACCAGTGAATGAAAGTGTTCCAACGTTTGTGGACGAAACAATTTCTCAACCGGAATTGAACGAAACTGTTGAAGAAATGGAAGTTCCGGTTGAGGAAAAATCAAATTGCGGTAAAGAAGTGGAAGTTCCGGTTGAGGAAAAACCAAACTGCGGTAAAGCGTTTAAGAGGAGGAATGCGTCAATGTATCAAAATGatgtaaattga